TGCTCTTTGATTACCGCTACACCGAACTTATCAACTCGATCTTCAATTTAATCGTGGTGGCGGCAATATTGTATCTTGTCAGGGAATTCTTTTTGAAGAAATGATTTTTTCACGGGATACTCTTATAATTAAGAAGAATAGAGTATATTCCAGATGGAGCAATTCCTATGGATATACAGCTCATTGATTTTGAAAAAGAGGTACTTAAATTAGAATCCCCGCGCCGCCCTCATGATATGGTATTTGTGGACGACTCGCTGCTGCGCGCCGTGCTGTGCCAGGGCGAGGGGAAATGGTACGTCCACGACTATGACGAGTTCTTCCTTCACCATAAAGGTGGCGTGGTCATCGAATCAGACAATTCAACGATTGAGCTGAAACCCGGCACAGGCATACTTGTCCCTGCTGGAGTGCGGCACAGGACCAACTCAGAGGACGAGGGCGTGTTCCTGGTATTCAGACATCAAAAGACGGCCTGCACACTGGCATAAGGCAGGAGGCAGGTATGGGCCACCTTGAAAAACTGGACAATATCAATATCCCTATAGCCCTGCTGTTGCTCCAGCTGGTCACCTACCCATTTTTTATCGGCATACGCAATCAGGAAGACCCTGTCGGTGCAGTGTTAGGTGCAATAATCATCATTGTTCCGGTCTTTTCCGTGCTGGGCCTTTTACTCAGGCAGTTCTTTAAAAAAACCGGTATGGGAAGGAACATGATACTGTTCCTTGACCACAGAGGCGTGAAACTGAAAGAGATACCCGGCCTCATAGGCATCATGATACCTATGTCCTTGTTTATGCTGATTATATTGATATATGGATTGATAATCTTCATTTATTTCTTTTTCATCACCATACCAGTGTACCTCATTTTCAGGTTCGGCAGGAAAAAGCGTATGAGGGACCTTGTTAGATGGCTTTTCAAATTGGAAGCGCGGGTGTGCCTGAGGTTGAAGCGATATACACGGTGGGGGTATGTGCTGCCATACTTCTTTGGTATTATGTTCTCGCTGGTACTGACCAACGGTCATGTGGCGCTGGGAGTGCTGTACCTGTTGATATTGATGCAGTTCACCTTTGTGGTGGCATTGTACAACCTGATAGGACAGCAGGAAGTGATTGACCAGTAATGGATTTTTTCATTACATTCTTGCCGATAAATAATGATCAATCAAAAATCTTAAGTGTTAACAAACCTATTATTATCATACGGTTTTATGAAGTTTTGAAAAGGAGAGAGGAAATATGGTTTCAGTTGGACAAGAATTATTGAACGTACCTTTTGGTGATATGATAAGAGAAATGGCCCTCGCGATCGCAGAAGGCCAGATGGCCCTTGATATGAACTCAGTAAAAGTCGCGCAGGCACTCGCAGACTCTGAATTGGCAGAGCATAGCGTGGTGATGTACATTGAAGAAACTGTAGATGCAAATGGTAATGTCACAGACACCAAAGTAGTTACAAATGATGCGCCAATGTCTCTGCTCACTTATGGTCTTGAACCCAGGTTCTATGAATTCACTGAATCCATCATTGAGGTAAAGATGGCTATCTCAATGAAAACGGAAATGTCAACTGAGATAAAATACGGACGGCAATTCAATTTAACAAACAAGAGTAAAGTAAGCGGCAAGATTAGTACTGGTGGT
This genomic window from ANME-2 cluster archaeon contains:
- a CDS encoding cupin domain-containing protein; translated protein: MDIQLIDFEKEVLKLESPRRPHDMVFVDDSLLRAVLCQGEGKWYVHDYDEFFLHHKGGVVIESDNSTIELKPGTGILVPAGVRHRTNSEDEGVFLVFRHQKTACTLA